The region tcctatggaaattggaaggtttcgggtaatgttGTAAGTGGTTGggccatttggaatgttgtgcgcaTTGTTTGAAATGTCATTGAATcttgttgaatggtttcggattagtacttgaatgtgtgagcattgatgttggctaaattgtatgtggtgatttgaatgtaaatggaatgttgtcgaatcatgtagaaaagagttattaacgttagaatgcgttttgaattaattgttgatgttgttagaatgattgttggtattgttgttgaagatttggccgagttgaattctcggggttgttgaatttacaggggaaatgctgcccaaatttctgtagataagtgctagcttgggattgaattcataagtgcttatgactaattgttataccccgcgttttcagagcatgagtttgacatgtacctcatcatagtatatgtggagttttaaggtgtttcaaaatcctaaaatgaagttcgtcgagtctagtttttaatgcaacaaaccgttcattgataggacatcggagtagagaattatagacgttacaaactgaatcgTCGACGCAGTAAACAACTTTCCCGCGGTACAGCTACGGCCGCTACGGTGCACGCTCACAAGATCTTGCTACGCaaaaccgacttcagcagtccgttttaagggacaaaaatctcatttttttcagccaaaagttccaaaactttccagaaaaaattcagcaacaaaagaGAGAGCAAGATTGATTGTTCAACTTATTCCCTCTAGCTAAATAATGCAATAAAGGGTTCTTAGTAAGGCGAAGTAATTTGTGGAGCAAGAGGAaaacatattcatacaagttgccaactttagtcaagtggagaattgatggaaaaaggtaaggtttaatcatatttttatatatgttatggatgatttgcgaagtgttatagtatgtggaaatgaatggaacccaagaaatatgtatgtgtgcgtGTGTGGCCGTGGGTTTGCATGTTTAGCCGTGGGTGTtatgttgcatggaaagaaaatggattaattctatgtagtgcgttagttgttgttgtaatgtatggaaaagtaatgaaattcatgaaagttgtaggttggttgggatggccgaatatgggtggTGTTGTTTgtcaaagaatgaacaaattttatttagtgtaatttggttgttgttgtatggattttatggtgaaaatgatgatttaatgatccaaTTTGAAGTAGAGAAcattatgggctgttttgaagacattgtgaatttagtgtagtttcatGTATGCGTaaaattaatgttgttgaagtatagattgttagtatggtttatgaatttggaagaaaagaaatgcgttgttgatatttccttggacttggaaggtttcgggttgccttatattttggttgggttgttttgaatattgtgcggattgttggaaatgttcttgaaccgCGTTTGAATGGTtatggattggtatttgaatatgcaatctttgatactagtttgaatatgtgaagttgaattgaatatgcacgaatgttgtcgaattatatagaaaagagttattaatgttagaatgtgtttggaattgcttatggatattgttgatgtgcttgttggtattgttgttgatacttgggccgagccatatcctcgggatggtgtgtttacaggggaaatgctgccgaaatttcggtagacaagtattgaggcaagattgaaattttaagtctcataaatagtaactggtaaatgcgaccaaattgcagattttggcgaacttggaactgggatttggaatagcgtaagaggcggaaaaggtatgtaaggctttactcctccttcttttggcatgtcttagacctaatagGCTTGGATATAAGCCTTAGggatgattctattcttagaaatcTAAGCTtggatttgaccctttttcattcaatggaattgaatcgAATTTCTTGTGCCTTGATGAAATAAGCGTTTAGGCATCTACGTCTTGTCCAACCAAGACCGAATTGCACTGAGGCTATCATAATGACTCCGTAAAGCTCAATGTATgaaatttacgtacgccaccttgacttgacccgaggtgggcccacaagaCTCGAGATCTTTTGTATAGTTCCATTTGACTTACTTTGGTACCATAATTGAAGAAAACTTTTGGACTGTtgtcccgactaccaaaggacAAGTTgtttaactacttcattatgGTCTATAATATACTTTCTTTGGGTAACAATGTTTCTAATATGATTattacttcggttttccaaaaacggcttcggaaacgcgtttgtggttcactgatgatttttaaagaactagttttgtacaaagaaacacaaaattgatttttctaaaaccactccgatgggggtgtgagattttaatatttagactttctaaaaccactccgaagggtgcggtggcctcgacatgccgagtgtgctatggctcGGTCGTGTCCGAGCGAGCGTGGCCTCACCGatcaccgagtgtgctatggcctcggctcaCGTCCGGGCGCactatggcctcggcttatgtccgagtgagctattttttttcaaaaccactccgaaagggtgcgaggttttactatttcatcccatttactacttatgtttacattaccgtcattattgttatgccggaagcggcaatgcccgaaggggccactatcgatattgagccggaagcgggccgaaggggctatcattattgttatgccggaagcggcaatgcccgaagggccatcattCCTACGCCGGAAAGCGTCCGAAGGGACtgttgtgatactatatttaaATTGTGCATTCTAGAACTGGTGTACTCTGTACTTATATCGTGTATGCTTGAAGAACGTGTGTTCAGTCGCAttatttatttaaggattgttctaagaccccgtgtgtacatttatgtttcctccgagggctgcaggtaatgagcttgattgtggtttcttctcttctaaattaagctttggttattatttgttatcgctttacatactcggtacacatactccgtaccgacccctttcttcgggggctgcgtttcatgccacgcggtacacccggatgaagagaagactttgctagaagttgttcccgcgggattggcgagctccatttcagttcggagtgttgccgagtcaagcacttgtgtcatggtaattgtatatcctagagactttgcagacagtgtcctgtggattgGGTGTCGAGGAACGCGAATCGGTCATAGATGTTAAAAGGGTGTGCATTTTCAGATATTGTCAGATGGTAAAAGTTATGTGACTGACTGCAGGTTTTCATAATCTGTATAAAGACAGTGATCTCTAtattgaaaagtttcatgtttcttaaaaattttcgaaatgacaggttttagtaatgcgaacgtttaagggttcgctcgactctgaggaaggtcgggtgcccatcacaccctagtaaggtcggggtgtgacactaatgtttggtgtctaacaacgtggttgtagatcttgggaagccgagacttaagtttggactagcttaggaagcggacgaggtatgtaaagcctaacctttctttcttttggcatgtcttagtggtaagtaggctatgatacgagcctcgaggtaattccattcttaagatccaagcttgtatacgattcttattcgcttcttaaaGTTGACTCTtttaatgtagtcgaactaaggtccttatgtttttatatgattggatttcaaatgtttcataaagaattttgtccttaaaagattccgtaactacgaacgaccgtaactttcatagacgagctcggatcgctccgaaacgttcgtaggagattctataatgaataatatctccaactttcataggtgggttcggattggtttgatacttgtttgtgggcccccgagacttttctatgtttggttctaacgactttctgaaaggacttaatgtgactatcgtcttgaccCTCGAGCtttgattactcacttatctattgagtctataatgatgatttttatgcatatggttactcacgactctgctcatgcatcttgttgttatatctttcgccgagtcccgggccggttatgttatcgtgaacactatgttatatttcggagtatgatgtgttccggttcgccgagcccctctctagagggccgggttcagtatatatttggtgttatggcgttatgatgtgttatgtgatatgccGGGTTACgaagatttgaaatcttctggagtatgacgtgttatggcgccaatgacgggtgggcgaccatattccctgagccctttgtatgatttgtgtttttaaaagtaagcattttggtattctggattttgcacttattttctgtactttttgttccgattatgatcctgtttactgtacttcatgctttgcatactcagtacatatttcgtactgaccccctttcttcgggggctgcgtttcatgcccgcaggtacagatactcgttttggtgatccgccagcttaggattcccattcagctatcttggagcgctcccttgttctggagcctatgttttgggtACAGACAcctttgttatgtatatatgtatgtatatgtctattcaggggtacggcggggccctgtcccgtcatatgattctgttattactcttagaggtctgtagacatacacgtgtgggttgtgggtagttattgtacagttgtgtctgtgtgatttgtgttctGGACGTCCCCCGCGTATTATGATGGCCTTAcaggcttatgtgcgatatgtATGCTTATGTGTGACGGTCTGAGACGGCGtctgatctttgtatatgtatcgtctgctgaaagttgtgactacgatatgtacatatatatttgtgacagctttggggcgacgtattacttttctgtatgtataagttatttgtatgttgattctgattaatgggtgagtacgagtgcccagctcgggcactagtcgcggcctacggggttgggtcgtgacagtaagcTTCAAGGTCATGAGGAAGTTGAATGTAGAGTTCTTAATCTAGAATTAGCCAAGTAGTACAGCAAGGagataaggaaagaaaatgCTGAATTGGTCAATACTGAAGTTTAGAATAATGCCAAACATGGGAGGAGTTACCATGGAAGGACTCAAGCAAAACAGGAGTGGATGCAAAGTAGGAAGTATAAGTACAGAAGAGATAAGAGTGGTGTCATATTAGGAGAAGTAAATGAGAACACTGGTCAGGAGGGGGAAGGACTAGTCCAAACACAAAATGCTTTTAATGTGTTATGGAATCAAGAACCAGGTGTAGAGGGAGATGAGAATGCAATCACTAGTCCTGAAAAATCCCATAAAACTGTACTACAGGAAAATGAGGGTAATGAGAGTGACTTATAACAGGTGGAGGCAAGAGGCAGATCATAGGAGAGGAGTGCCAATACTGCTCGTGACACCAGTATTCAGGAAGGCAAAAGCAAGGAAACATCAAGTAGTCACATGAGTCCTATAAAATGCAATCTTCAGTCTGTAAACAATTCAACAAAGCATCAAACAACAATGAGAAAGCCAAATCTATAGCAACTGTGTAAAAGGGTATTAATAATAGTTCAACAACAAGAGTGGAATCTACCCCCAATGAGTTCCACAGGTGGTAATAATGCAAAGTTTAATAGTCCAACAAAGAGTACACACATGAGTACACCAAAGACAGCAGTTGTACAAGCACAAGGAGACAaaacaagcagtggaaaagcAAAGCAGTCCAATGTGGACAAAACAATGTTAGCAGAGGAAGATCAGGAAGAAACAAATTCATGTAATGGGGAGATGGAGATAGACAAGGAAAATATTGAGCATATATGGAGCAGCAGAGTGGATAGGATATTGATGTACCTATAGAAGCCGAAAAGAAAGAGGATACCTTGCACACTTGACAACTTATAATAAGGGAAAACAACTCTTCTAGATCAGCTGTGAGCTTAAAGGGGGGAACCAAAGATCTTGATGTGCACTCTATAGAGCATAATTTTAAAATAGCTACTAGGGCTTGAGATATCTAACCTAAGTTAATTGAAAAAGGTTCGGtaaagacaaagaaaaagaaaacaaggaataCAAGTGTTCCACCAGCTGGTGGAGTTcggtcacgacccaaatcgatgagcgCGACGAGCACCCGACAACCACTGATTGAGTACCCCTAAACTCACTCCCACTCCGTACTAAACAACTTGGTGGCCCACTTTGACTGATATTTCACTGGTACCGTTCGCGGTAGCATTTATACGATATATCTTACCTCAGAATTCCACGAAACATGCCTATGGATATGTATATCTAAGCATACAAGCAGAGGATGACAATGCAGGCCAACTTGGTCACCGTATATACTGTTCATAAAATTAAGGGACAACTGAAAGCACATGACAacccccactatatatacactgtccacagacctctatggaatatagACTACaaaaaggacaggacaaggccctaccatacccatatatgtacatgtccAAAGGCATACCAAAGGGCTGTTGCTCCagtccaaatggagcttgctgGCTGGAACTTTAAAGAGGTCCTACTGGTCTGGCTCACTCGACTGgctatctgaacctgcgggcataaatGCAGTGTCCACAAGAAAAGACGCCAGTACGAGTAaagtatcgagtatgtaaggcatgaataataatatagtaagagataccaaacatggaaaataacataatgagaaatatagagcataacaTAAGGTAaggaaataacctgtacatatgattgcctcttaaggcagataccatgcatgcttaactttaaagaaaacatttctcatagACATATATGTAGCATACTCATTAGCCCACGACCGAggtaaccatctcacgccgcccactagcggtgtcatgtccggccaactaggcctggtgttatcattatccataagccgcccaccaaAGTGGTGTCATGTCTGGCTAACTAGGaccggtgtaatcatacataaatataagcatgcatgagagcccaattaaaagctacaactttatcggagtgacgcaaggtcggtaacctccgatttatattatggagtaCTCATCATCGcgatatctcacctcgaaggaacaattcataaggtgagatcaacaacaatgagcaattcaagaaaatcataaaataagatcaataatctcataatagcactAAATCATAAGATttagaatttctagaattaaaatcatcatcattttcatcatagaaatattctcatctttaacgtcatcgttatcattgtaaaaacatgtccatcgttgttgtcacaAGAGCTTACAGAACCATAAATCTCTGATTTGGAAattacggacattttggaaaatatttatggattatcaggaaAGGATTTATGCTTTTGAATTATgaactctaacttttggaagtaagaaggttatgaaaCAAATGtagggaattataacataggagtttctagaaatatgatcatcgtcatcataaaacatgcttatctttagcatcacaAGAACTCTATAATTCATGAATCTCTaccttttgagaataagaacattcttggaaaacatttatggattcacagaaagggatcatgggatatttggaaaacatctattggattcataagaaatgaatcatgcctttagaagaaagggactagccttaacatacctgaaaattCACGTCTCGGCTTTCCCACATATTTCCGGtctcgcaatctacatataagaccattcatactatggttaggcccattgttatatacttatcctaagcatccaaataaatctttttagaagctgccgaaattcgggcagcatctcctctgtttatatgcctagcccaaaatcgtaattcagcaaccaacaataacaacatcaatacgaacattaacaacatcactttcaacaccaacatgtgccataaaatagcccacacactgttttccagcttccataactaaccaacttacgaTACAATTATTTAATGACTTTGTCTCTGAGAATAAACCGGTATTAacgtaaatagaaagagattcataccttattcttgttaaaacaacAATATTCTCGATATCCACTTgaatccacgctaaaatccaccgccaaacgatactagaatcacaaccatgcgttatcCGGGCCTTGATTAACGCTTcgccacttgaaaatcactcaaacccTCAAATTGTTTTTGACAAAATTGCCTTTTGTGTTGCTGctctaaaattgattttttttttggtgaaaaaaatagggttttgccctttttataaggttcaaattcggggggtcactgtagcagtactgtagcaggtCGGTATTGTAGCAGTTtttgtagcacgcgtttctgctttgtcagctgaacttgtgacgtccataattctctactccgatgtcctatcgacaagCGATTTATtgtgttgaaaactagactcgacgaaattcattttaggcttttgaaataccttaaaacacttcatatgctaagagatattcttccctcgaattagaccaaaattttcacatggaactttacccatcctttctccaaagtcgtactgttcaatttcttccactcatttccttataaaaccttccggtataccttatataaatccttcactcattaaatatacttaataatgcttgcttatattcCGAAGTcattttacttaaccataactcaacgtacttctgtttcaaatttgataagtgctatttcgaagatacggggtgtaacaagcTCATACTAGGAGGCAGCACAATAAACTTAATAAACCATGATGAATGCACTCATATGGAATATTATGTCTGTTAACATTGTGGAATCTTCAAGATTGATGAAAATGCATCAAAAGTATCATTTTGGCATTATAGGTTTTATGGAACATTTTCAAGAGACTGCTAGAATTAAAGAATATAGGAGAAGAATTGGAATGGAACATGCTATGGTGAATGTGTCTGGTAAGATCTGGGCattttttgaagatttgtttGATGTTCAGGTTATAGTAGATCATCCTCAACATTTAGCTATCAAGTTGAGTGTTAGGGGAAGTCAGGATGAGATGATAGTGTCTTTGATATATGCAAAGCGTACTGAGGCAAAAATAATGGATTTATGGGATTCACTAGAGGATTTGTCTTAATCAATGGCGCTTTCTTGGCTGGTAGGAGAAGATTTCAATGTGATCACTACAGATGGGGAAATGTATGAGGGTTTCCCCGTAACTATCAATGAGATTCAAGATTTCAGGGGTTGCATTCAAAACTGTGGGATGACAGATTTTGGATTTACTGGGAGTAAATTTACTTAGTGGAATGGCCAAAGCGGAGAATATTGCATTTTTAAGAGACTGGATAGCTTGTTAGGTAATCAGGCCTTGTAGAACAAATATCCTGATATAAAAGTTTCACATTTGATCAGAACTGGGTCTAATCATGGCCCATTGTTGATATATTATGTTGTAGATTCAATTCCAATTAAAaaaccttttaaatttttaaagttttggGTTAAGCATGAAGGTTTTTTAGATACAGTTAAAGCACTGTGGACGACAGACTTTATGGCTAACCCCTTCATACTTTTTCATCAAAAGATGAAGAAGGTGAAGGATGCATTGGTTCTGTGGAGTAAAAACACTTTTGGGAATATTTTTTAGGAGATTGAATCTTTAGAAGAGGTGATCAAGGTACAAGAAGCACAGTTTGAAGTACAGCCATCTCCCTCAAATAGAGAAAGCTTACATAGAGTGCAAGCAAACTTGAATAGATATTTGCTTTTAGAAGAGGAATTCTAGAAACAAAAAGCTGGAATGCAATGGTTTCAAGATGGGGATAGAAATACTAAGTTTTCTCATGCCTATGTTCAAGGGAGAACACGGAAATTGCAGCTAAAAAGAATTCAGAGGGCAGATGGAGAATGGATTGAAGATTGAGATGAAGTAGCGGCTGAAGCTAATAGATTCTTTGAAGATCAATTCACAAAGGAGGCTGGCCCAACTGATTTTGAAATCCTTACTCAGGTACCACAATTGATATCTGAGGAGGAGAACAGACTCTTGGAAGAGGTACCAACAAAAGAGTAAGTCAAGGCAGTGGTCTTTCAACTAAATGGGGAAAGTCTTTGGTGGACCAGATGTTTTCACTGGACTTCTCTATCAAGCATGCTGGGAAATCATTGGGGAGGATATCACTAGTATGGTTGCCCAAGTTTATTACTCATACTAACTTGGTCTTGTTGCCAAAGAAGGAAGTGGTCAACACTTTCTCTGATATGAGACCAATTAGTTTGAGCAAATTTATCAACAAGATTTTCTCCAGATTGCTACATGAGAGATTAGTGGATAATCTTGCTGATGTAATTTCTCTGAATCCATCAGGTTTCATTAAAGATAGGATCATTGTGGAGAATGTTTTGTTGACTCAAGAGATTGTGGTTGATATAAGACTAAGGAAAAAAGATGCAAATATGGTAATAAAGCTTGATATGGCTAAAGCATATGAAAGTTTCTTGGATTTTTCTGACTAAGGTGCTCAGGCAGATGGGATTCTCAGAAAGGGTGATAGATATGGttttcaaaatcataagcaataatTACTATTCAGTTTTGGTGAATGGGCAACAACATGGATTTATTCAGTCCTCAAGAGGCGTAAAGCAAGAGGACCCTTTGTACCCTACTTTATTCATTTTTGTAGCTGATGTTTTATCCAAGAATTTGAATCAACTACATCAGAAGCCTCATTTTAAAGGGTTTGGAATGCCTAAGTGGAATTCAAAAGTAAATCATTTGTCCTATGCTGATGATATGATCATTTTTACATCAGCAGATGTTGTTTCTCTACAGTTGATCTTGgatattttgaagaaatatgAAACAACTTCTAGCCAAAAGATTAACATGGAGAAGAGTTCTGTCTACATGCATACAAATGTCCCTGGAGACATTAGATAACTATGGAGATAGTGACTGGTATAACTTGGAAGGAGTTAGCTTTTATGTATTTGGGTTGTCCTGTATATCattatagaaggaaaaagtAATTCTTCAATTCTTTAATCCTAAAGATCATGAACAGGCTGCAAAGTTGGAAAGGTAAGATGTTGTCTTTTGGAGGTAGGGAAATACTAACTAAGCATGTGCTACAATGTATGCCCATCCATATGCTCACTATAATGAATGCACCAGTGGGGGTGATTAGACAAATGCATAAGATATTTGCACAGTTTTTTGGAGCAACACAATTGGAGGAAGAAGTAGCTATTGGGTATCCTGGAATAACATGTGTGTACCTACTTCTGAAGGAGGGTTGGGCTTTAGATCACTTCATGATGTATCACTGGCTCTATTCTGCAAACTATGGTGGAAGTTTAGGACAAAACCTACACCATGGAGTGCTTTCATGAGTAATAAATATTGTAGAAAAGAGCATTCAATGGTGGTTTAATAGAAATATGGATCTCAGAAAAGGATGTTGGAAGCTAGGGACTTAATTGAACACCAGATATGGTTGCAAATCAGAGGAGGATATTCTGAATTTTGGTATGATAACTGGACTGGTCTAGGAGctctttatcatgttattactCAAGATAGATATGATGACAAGATTCAAAATATGGCTGAACTAGTTGAGGATGGGAATTAGAATCATGGATGGTTGGAGGAACTCCTAAATACCAAGGTGGTTAATCATATCATTGATAACATAACACCTCCTAGAGTACAAAAGGGAAGGGACAAACCATGGTGGTTGTTGGATACTAAAAGAGAATTCACTGTAAGATCAGCATGGGATTTTATAAGGTTAAGAGGACAGGAACTGGATAGATATAAGTTCATGTGGATTAAAGGTTTGCCATTCAAGACTTCATTTTTCTTATGGAGgtgttggaagtataaattgcCTCTGGATG is a window of Lycium ferocissimum isolate CSIRO_LF1 chromosome 12, AGI_CSIRO_Lferr_CH_V1, whole genome shotgun sequence DNA encoding:
- the LOC132040956 gene encoding uncharacterized mitochondrial protein AtMg01250-like; protein product: MGFSERVIDMVFKIISNNYYSVLVNGQQHGFIQSSRGVKQEDPLYPTLFIFVADVLSKNLNQLHQKPHFKGFGMPKWNSKVNHLSYADDMIIFTSADVVSLQLILDILKKYETTSSQKINMEKSSVYMHTNVPGDIR